Sequence from the Arthrobacter pigmenti genome:
CACGAAGATCGCACCGTCCTTCGCACCCAGTACTCTTGCCGCGTTGATCAGGGTGCGGTCAACGCTGACCACGCCCTGATAGGTGGAGATGACGCAAGCCAGAAACGCTGCCAGGAAGATCACGAAGACCTTGGGCAGTTCACCGATTCCCATGAGCACCAATACCAGCGGGAGCAGCGCAAGCGGAGGGATGGTGCGGAAGAACTGGATCCACGGTTCAAACAGTCCCCGGGCAACCGAGTACCAACCCATCAGGAACCCCACTGGAACTGCTGCAGCGGATCCAATCAGGAAGCCCGCCAGCACTCGACCGAGACTTGCGAGGATGTCCTCCTGGAGTACGCCCTGTTGGGTGAGCTGAACCGCTTTCGCAACAACTTCCGGAGGAGTGGGGAACTGGAACCCATTCAGCGCAAGGATCCACCAGATTCCGATTCCCGCCACGATGGAAACGGCGTTGAGGATCAGCGGGTTGAGACGGCGGCGCCTGGCCGGCCGGGTACCGGCTCGTTGCGAGGACGGGGTAGTCACGTCATTGACTACAGTCATGTGGCA
This genomic interval carries:
- a CDS encoding ABC transporter permease, translating into MTVVNDVTTPSSQRAGTRPARRRRLNPLILNAVSIVAGIGIWWILALNGFQFPTPPEVVAKAVQLTQQGVLQEDILASLGRVLAGFLIGSAAAVPVGFLMGWYSVARGLFEPWIQFFRTIPPLALLPLVLVLMGIGELPKVFVIFLAAFLACVISTYQGVVSVDRTLINAARVLGAKDGAIFVRVVVPASTPFILVGMRVGLGSAWATLVAAELLAAQQGLGYRMQNAQLFYDLATIFVGIVTIGVLGLIMDRLLLLAESKLTGWQERR